One Tessaracoccus lacteus DNA window includes the following coding sequences:
- the nadD gene encoding nicotinate-nucleotide adenylyltransferase, with protein MSSTELALARAAHQGRRYRLGVMGGTFDPIHHGHLVAASEVASKFGLDEVVFVPTGQPWQKRDRLVSLAEDRYLMTVIATASNPRFSVSRVDIDREGDTYTVDTLTDLRRERGDDTDLFFITGADALRQILTWRGAERLFGLAHFVGVTRPGVPLTSKDLSHLPSDAVTLLEVPALAISSTDCRDRVRAQQPIWYLVPDGIVQYIAKRGLYPVPGLGVPDDRS; from the coding sequence GTGAGTTCGACCGAACTCGCGCTGGCCCGCGCCGCTCACCAGGGCCGCCGGTACCGGCTCGGGGTGATGGGCGGCACGTTCGACCCCATCCACCACGGCCACCTCGTCGCGGCCTCGGAGGTCGCGTCGAAGTTCGGCCTCGACGAGGTCGTGTTCGTGCCGACGGGGCAGCCGTGGCAGAAGCGCGACCGTCTGGTCTCGCTCGCAGAGGACCGCTACCTCATGACGGTCATCGCCACCGCCTCGAACCCCCGGTTCTCCGTGTCCCGCGTCGACATCGACCGCGAGGGCGACACCTACACCGTCGACACGCTGACCGACCTGCGTCGCGAGCGGGGCGACGACACCGACCTGTTCTTCATCACCGGCGCCGACGCGCTCCGCCAGATCCTCACCTGGCGCGGCGCGGAGCGGCTCTTCGGGCTGGCGCACTTCGTCGGCGTCACCCGGCCGGGCGTGCCCTTGACCAGCAAGGACCTGTCGCACCTGCCGTCCGACGCCGTCACGCTGCTCGAGGTTCCCGCGCTGGCTATCTCCTCGACCGACTGCCGCGACCGGGTTCGTGCGCAGCAGCCGATCTGGTACCTCGTGCCAGACGGCATCGTCCAGTACATCGCCAAGCGGGGCCTGTATCCGGTCCCCGGGTTAGGGGTCCCTGATGACCGTTCCTGA
- the hemQ gene encoding hydrogen peroxide-dependent heme synthase: protein MTVKHPGRDERDATDVDLEAINASPLYAMYSVYATCTPLSAIDETLDRAEQDLESTGVTVRGFYDVGGFRADADLMVWTLASDPRDLQAGYHAFRQSSLGQYLEPVWSVMGVHRPAEFNRTHVPSCFAGFAPRPWLTVYPFVRSYDWYVLDDEHRSKMLYEHGMAGREYPDVVASTLSSFALGDYEWILAFEADELHRLTDAMRHQRGVEARLHVREETPFYTGPRVSLSEWISRQPVFE, encoded by the coding sequence ATGACCGTGAAGCACCCCGGCCGCGACGAGCGCGACGCCACCGACGTCGACCTCGAGGCCATCAACGCCTCCCCCCTCTACGCGATGTACTCGGTCTACGCGACGTGCACGCCGCTGTCCGCGATCGACGAGACCCTCGACCGCGCCGAGCAGGACCTGGAGTCGACCGGCGTGACCGTCCGTGGCTTCTACGACGTCGGCGGCTTCCGCGCGGACGCGGACCTGATGGTGTGGACGCTTGCCAGCGACCCACGCGACCTGCAGGCTGGCTACCACGCGTTCCGGCAGAGCTCGCTCGGTCAGTACCTGGAGCCAGTCTGGTCCGTCATGGGTGTGCACCGCCCAGCGGAGTTCAACCGGACGCACGTGCCCAGCTGCTTCGCGGGCTTCGCCCCCCGCCCGTGGCTGACGGTCTACCCGTTCGTGCGCAGCTACGACTGGTACGTCCTGGACGACGAACACCGCTCGAAGATGCTCTACGAACACGGCATGGCCGGCCGCGAGTACCCGGACGTAGTGGCGTCGACACTGTCAAGCTTCGCGCTGGGCGACTACGAGTGGATCCTCGCCTTCGAGGCCGACGAGCTGCACCGCCTGACCGACGCGATGCGTCACCAGCGCGGCGTGGAGGCCCGCCTCCACGTCCGCGAGGAGACGCCGTTCTACACCGGCCCGCGCGTGTCACTGTCGGAGTGGATCTCCCGCCAGCCCGTCTTCGAGTGA
- the rsfS gene encoding ribosome silencing factor — MTVPENILSWVRVAGQAAADKLGSNIVAFDVSEMLSITDIFLIASAGNERQVGAIVDGVEEALLKVGVKPTRREGDRENRWVLLDYLDFVVHVQHDEERTLYNLERLWSDCPQIELNLDLPPAEEA, encoded by the coding sequence ATGACCGTTCCTGAGAACATCCTGAGCTGGGTCCGCGTCGCGGGCCAGGCCGCCGCCGACAAACTCGGCAGCAACATCGTCGCGTTCGACGTCTCCGAGATGCTCAGCATCACCGACATCTTCCTCATCGCGTCCGCGGGCAACGAGCGCCAGGTCGGCGCCATCGTCGACGGCGTGGAGGAGGCGCTCCTGAAGGTCGGCGTGAAGCCGACCCGCCGCGAGGGTGACCGCGAGAACCGCTGGGTGCTGCTCGACTACCTCGACTTCGTCGTGCACGTCCAGCACGACGAGGAGCGCACGCTCTACAACCTGGAGCGGCTGTGGAGCGACTGCCCGCAGATCGAGCTGAACCTGGACCTGCCCCCGGCCGAGGAAGCGTGA
- a CDS encoding glutamyl-tRNA reductase, which translates to MRVFSIQHDRQGLTEVARVSEHIDGVAEALLSYQGVAGAVLLSTCNRVEVILDTVAEVPNSCLRSVLNRGYDTAPAWDLYLGEAALGHLFRVAAGLDSMVVGEREIAGQLKRALRASQEAGQASLPLTIAIEEALKTSRRIANQTTLEGTGRSVVSTGLDLIGSIDWPRLRALIVGTGSYAGAVVASLRQRGVTDITVHSFSGRAATFAAGHDISHVTHLTEGLAKADLVITCRGQGAFAITSADVLRPHTFLDLSLKRDVAPDVATLDGVRVIDLATIQEHVGEHIAEDARAAKSLVNAGISGAMTKLRARVVDPVVVGLRESVMDMVADEVARLPHRDLTHEDAALALRRLATRLLHVPSARAHQAAEEGRTDAYLTAMAELYGIRQADMIDADQLEEQTCPVTNLKVCDLESVSGMQEAM; encoded by the coding sequence ATGCGAGTCTTCTCCATCCAACACGACCGCCAGGGCCTGACCGAAGTCGCCCGGGTCAGCGAACACATCGACGGCGTTGCCGAGGCCCTGCTCTCGTATCAGGGCGTCGCCGGCGCCGTCCTCCTGAGCACGTGCAACCGCGTGGAGGTCATCCTCGACACCGTCGCCGAGGTGCCGAACTCCTGCCTGCGCAGCGTGCTGAACCGCGGCTACGACACCGCCCCCGCGTGGGATCTGTACCTCGGAGAGGCCGCGCTGGGCCACCTGTTCCGCGTCGCCGCGGGGCTCGATTCGATGGTGGTCGGCGAGCGCGAGATCGCCGGCCAGCTCAAGCGCGCGCTGCGCGCGTCGCAGGAGGCCGGCCAGGCGTCGCTGCCGCTGACCATCGCGATCGAGGAGGCGCTCAAGACGTCGCGTCGGATCGCGAACCAGACCACGCTCGAGGGGACCGGCCGTTCGGTCGTCAGCACGGGACTCGACCTGATCGGCTCGATCGACTGGCCGCGGCTCCGCGCGCTCATCGTCGGCACCGGCTCCTACGCGGGCGCCGTCGTCGCGTCCCTGCGTCAGCGCGGCGTGACCGACATCACGGTCCACTCCTTCTCGGGGCGCGCCGCCACGTTCGCCGCTGGCCACGACATCTCCCACGTCACGCACCTGACCGAAGGCCTCGCGAAGGCCGACCTCGTCATCACCTGCCGCGGGCAGGGCGCCTTCGCGATCACGTCGGCCGACGTGCTTCGCCCCCACACCTTCCTCGACCTGTCGCTCAAGCGCGACGTCGCCCCCGACGTCGCGACCCTCGACGGCGTCCGCGTGATCGACCTGGCCACCATCCAGGAGCACGTCGGTGAGCACATCGCCGAGGACGCCAGGGCCGCGAAGTCGCTGGTCAACGCCGGCATCTCGGGAGCGATGACCAAGCTGCGGGCCCGGGTCGTCGACCCGGTGGTCGTCGGTCTGCGCGAGTCCGTGATGGACATGGTCGCCGACGAGGTCGCCCGTCTCCCCCACCGCGACCTGACGCACGAGGACGCCGCGCTGGCCCTGCGCCGGCTCGCGACCCGCCTGCTTCACGTTCCCTCCGCGCGCGCCCACCAGGCCGCCGAGGAGGGACGCACCGACGCGTACCTGACGGCGATGGCCGAGCTGTACGGCATCAGGCAGGCAGACATGATCGATGCCGACCAGCTGGAGGAGCAGACATGCCCCGTCACGAATCTGAAGGTGTGCGACCTGGAGTCGGTGAGCGGAATGCAGGAGGCCATGTGA
- a CDS encoding GIY-YIG nuclease family protein — translation MYILECGDGSYYVGSTSDLDARIDQHLMGKGGKYTAERLPLQLAFAQEFETVDEAWAMERRVHGWSRAKKRALIDGRFKDLPDLARSRSDEES, via the coding sequence ATGTACATCCTGGAGTGTGGGGACGGAAGCTACTACGTCGGTAGCACGTCGGATCTGGACGCGCGCATCGACCAGCACCTCATGGGCAAAGGCGGCAAGTACACCGCGGAGCGGTTGCCCTTGCAGCTTGCGTTCGCTCAAGAGTTCGAGACGGTCGATGAGGCATGGGCGATGGAGCGCCGGGTACACGGCTGGAGCCGGGCAAAGAAGAGGGCGCTGATCGACGGCCGCTTCAAGGACCTTCCTGACCTGGCCAGGAGCCGCAGCGATGAGGAGAGCTAG
- a CDS encoding ferrochelatase, with protein MSLAPYTAVLVASYGGPDRTEDVLPFMRNATAGRNIPDERLVEVSRHYDLFGGKSPLNELNAALMERLRAELGRRGIDVPVVIGNRNWHPYFAETVEQLAAGGHERVAALATSAYSSYSSCRQYREDLDSAEAAVDGAVHFDKVGPFAESPQFIRANARAVAAAWRELRAKLGDGTAKLLFVTHSIPLAMNAASGSGAPSTRYDAQTLRVAEKVAEVASAELGEELDWELTYCSRSGSPHIPWLEPDVNDRMEELEGVVGVVTAPIGFISDHMEVRYDLDTQASETAEAQGLAYVRAGTVDDDPEFVELLVDKLVELAAVARGELSSAALACAPCAGEHCLPR; from the coding sequence GTGAGCCTGGCGCCGTACACGGCCGTGCTCGTGGCCTCCTACGGGGGACCGGACCGGACCGAGGACGTGCTGCCGTTCATGCGCAACGCCACCGCCGGGAGGAACATCCCGGACGAGCGGCTCGTCGAGGTGTCGCGGCACTACGACCTGTTCGGCGGGAAGTCGCCGCTCAACGAGCTGAACGCCGCCCTGATGGAGCGGCTGCGGGCTGAGCTGGGCCGGCGCGGGATCGATGTCCCCGTCGTGATCGGCAACCGCAACTGGCACCCCTACTTCGCCGAGACGGTCGAGCAGCTGGCCGCGGGCGGACACGAGCGCGTCGCCGCGCTCGCCACCAGTGCCTACTCCTCCTACTCGTCGTGCCGCCAGTACCGCGAGGACCTCGACAGTGCCGAGGCCGCCGTCGACGGGGCCGTGCACTTCGACAAGGTCGGACCCTTCGCCGAGTCCCCCCAGTTCATCCGGGCCAACGCCCGCGCCGTCGCCGCCGCGTGGCGGGAGCTGCGCGCGAAGCTCGGGGACGGCACAGCGAAGCTGCTGTTCGTGACGCACTCCATCCCGCTGGCGATGAACGCCGCCTCCGGGTCGGGCGCCCCGTCGACGCGCTACGACGCGCAGACGCTGCGGGTCGCGGAGAAGGTCGCCGAGGTGGCGTCGGCCGAGCTGGGCGAGGAACTCGACTGGGAGCTGACCTACTGCTCGCGCTCCGGGTCGCCGCACATCCCGTGGCTGGAGCCCGACGTCAACGACCGCATGGAGGAGCTCGAGGGCGTCGTCGGCGTCGTCACGGCCCCCATCGGGTTCATCTCGGACCACATGGAGGTCCGCTACGACCTCGACACGCAGGCGAGCGAGACCGCCGAGGCCCAGGGGCTGGCGTACGTGCGGGCCGGCACCGTCGATGACGATCCCGAGTTCGTCGAACTGCTCGTCGACAAGCTCGTCGAGCTGGCGGCCGTCGCACGCGGCGAGCTGAGCTCCGCCGCGCTGGCCTGCGCGCCGTGCGCCGGCGAGCACTGCCTCCCCCGCTGA
- a CDS encoding histidine phosphatase family protein encodes MTFADGTRLVLLRHGQTDWNFQGRFQGRADIPLNATGIAQAEAGRKQLADFDFDAVYASPQARALETARLVRPGADIVTDPRLMEIDVGTWSGRTWDEVKAEMPEYDELYAKGIDFRRSETGETLAEVVARGLPAVEEIAERHPRQTILVVAHGLLLNRVLHGLLGLNGRILGGLGNAHYSELDYSHGGWRLIAHNVGH; translated from the coding sequence GTGACGTTCGCCGACGGGACGCGTCTGGTCCTGCTGCGCCACGGCCAGACCGACTGGAACTTCCAGGGGCGGTTCCAGGGCCGCGCCGACATCCCTCTCAACGCGACGGGGATCGCGCAGGCCGAGGCCGGACGCAAGCAGCTCGCGGACTTCGACTTCGACGCCGTCTACGCCTCTCCGCAGGCACGGGCGCTCGAGACCGCGCGTCTCGTCCGCCCGGGTGCGGACATCGTCACCGATCCCCGGCTGATGGAGATCGACGTCGGCACCTGGTCGGGCCGCACGTGGGACGAGGTCAAGGCCGAGATGCCCGAATACGACGAGCTCTACGCCAAGGGGATCGACTTCCGTCGCTCCGAGACGGGGGAGACCCTCGCCGAGGTCGTGGCCCGCGGGCTGCCGGCGGTGGAGGAGATCGCCGAGCGGCACCCGCGCCAGACGATCCTGGTCGTCGCCCACGGACTCCTGCTGAACCGCGTGCTGCACGGGCTGCTGGGCCTGAACGGCCGCATCCTCGGCGGCCTCGGCAACGCCCACTACTCGGAGCTGGACTACTCGCACGGCGGCTGGCGCCTGATCGCCCACAACGTCGGCCACTGA